From Acinetobacter lwoffii, a single genomic window includes:
- the puuE gene encoding allantoinase PuuE, whose protein sequence is MTATYLRGQDLIDQIQQQDYSRDLIGYHGEPPKVEWPNGARVAVQFVLNYEEGGENHVEHGDAGSEQFLSDIIGAASFPDKHMSMDSMYEYGSRAGFWRIHQEFKKRQLPMTIFGVGMALARNPYIVEAIKAANYDVVSHGQRWLHYQDMPIEQERQHMDQAISVLETLFGKTPIGWYTGRDSPNTRKLLAEFPQIQYDCDYYGDDLPFWSTVTNVDGATRPHLIIPYTLESNDMKFCSPGGFNSGEQFYQYLKDAFDVLYAEGETAPKMLSIGMHCRILGRPGRFKALQRFLDYVQSHEKVWVCRRADIAEHWIKHHAP, encoded by the coding sequence GTGACAGCAACATATTTACGTGGGCAAGATCTGATAGACCAGATTCAACAACAAGACTATTCCAGAGATCTGATTGGCTATCATGGAGAACCACCCAAAGTGGAATGGCCAAATGGTGCTCGTGTCGCGGTTCAGTTTGTATTGAACTATGAAGAAGGCGGTGAAAACCATGTAGAACATGGTGATGCAGGTTCAGAACAGTTTTTGTCAGATATTATTGGCGCGGCCAGTTTTCCAGACAAACACATGTCGATGGATTCCATGTACGAATATGGCTCACGAGCGGGCTTTTGGCGCATTCACCAAGAGTTTAAAAAACGCCAACTCCCCATGACCATTTTCGGTGTGGGTATGGCTTTGGCACGCAATCCTTACATTGTGGAAGCGATTAAAGCAGCCAATTATGATGTCGTATCGCATGGTCAACGTTGGTTGCATTATCAAGATATGCCAATCGAACAAGAACGCCAACATATGGATCAAGCTATTAGCGTGCTTGAAACGCTATTTGGTAAAACACCAATCGGTTGGTATACCGGACGTGATAGCCCGAATACTCGAAAATTACTTGCTGAATTTCCTCAGATTCAATATGACTGTGACTATTATGGCGATGACTTACCATTTTGGAGCACAGTGACGAATGTAGATGGTGCAACACGTCCGCATTTAATCATTCCATATACACTTGAAAGTAATGATATGAAGTTTTGCTCGCCGGGTGGTTTTAATAGTGGTGAGCAATTTTATCAATACCTTAAAGATGCCTTTGATGTGTTATATGCCGAAGGTGAAACTGCGCCAAAAATGCTATCTATTGGTATGCACTGTCGTATTTTAGGGCGACCAGGACGCTTTAAAGCACTACAAAGATTCTTAGATTATGTGCAATCGCATGAAAAAGTATGGGTTTGTCGTCGTGCCGATATTGCAGAACATTGGATAAAACACCATGCACCGTAA
- a CDS encoding HupE/UreJ family protein, producing the protein MKLLLQRITFTSLAFFPLVAMAHPGHEHSHNSFISGFVHPFTGLDHLMMALAFGVLIWTAHQRWKWAGLFGLSAAMIVGFMIGAQFNLATAIAENGIIASLIVLAVALWTKTNKAVPFIAALLAGFHGIAHGTELGQSGQAVLLVVGMVTAMASIYVFGLLVGAFIQKYVPYGKQMIGALTAIVAVIGLA; encoded by the coding sequence ATGAAGTTATTATTGCAAAGAATTACCTTCACATCGTTGGCATTCTTTCCCTTGGTAGCAATGGCGCATCCAGGCCATGAGCATAGCCATAATAGTTTTATCAGCGGTTTTGTGCATCCATTTACAGGGCTTGATCATCTAATGATGGCGTTAGCATTTGGCGTATTGATTTGGACTGCACACCAGCGCTGGAAATGGGCCGGATTATTCGGTTTATCTGCCGCAATGATTGTCGGTTTTATGATCGGTGCACAATTCAACTTAGCAACAGCAATTGCTGAAAACGGCATTATTGCGTCGTTAATTGTATTGGCTGTTGCTCTTTGGACCAAAACCAATAAAGCCGTTCCTTTTATTGCTGCACTTTTGGCCGGTTTTCATGGCATCGCACATGGTACGGAACTTGGCCAAAGCGGTCAGGCAGTTTTACTGGTCGTTGGTATGGTTACAGCGATGGCATCTATATACGTATTCGGTTTGCTCGTCGGCGCATTTATTCAAAAATATGTGCCTTATGGTAAGCAAATGATTGGTGCTTTGACAGCTATTGTTGCTGTAATTGGTTTAGCTTGA
- the ureC gene encoding urease subunit alpha, whose amino-acid sequence MKMSRRAYAEMFGPTVGDRVRLADTELFIQVEQDLTTYGEEVKFGGGKVIRDGMGQSQLLSDEVADTVITNALIVDWWGIVKADVGLKNGRIWKIGKAGNPDIQPDITIPLGAATEVIAGEGQILTAGGIDTHIHWICPQQVETALMSGTTTMIGGGTGPAAGTSATTVTPGPWHIATMLQAIDDLPMNIGLLGKGNLSQPEPIAEQIKAGVVGLKLHEDWGSTPAAIDNCLSVADQYDVQVAIHTDTLNESGFLEETLAAFNNRTIHTYHTEGAGGGHAPDILKAIGQPNVLPSSTNPTRPYTVNTIDEHLDMLMVCHHLDPAISEDVAFAESRIRRETIAAEDILQDMGAIAMMSSDSQAMGRVGEVILRTWQTAHKMKVQRGPLEGDNQNHDNNRVKRYIAKYTINPAITHGLSHEVGSIEVGKLADIVLWKPAFFGVKPSMIIKGGMIAAAPMGDINASIPTPQPVHYRPMFGAYPRGVHNTCITFLSQVAIEQGVHEQLALKKLISPCKATRNISKADMKLNTYCPVMEVDPEIYEVRADGVHLTCEPAEVLPMAQRYFLF is encoded by the coding sequence ATGAAAATGTCTCGCCGTGCTTATGCGGAAATGTTTGGCCCTACAGTAGGTGATAGAGTTCGCTTAGCTGATACAGAATTGTTTATTCAAGTTGAACAAGACCTCACGACTTATGGTGAAGAAGTTAAATTTGGCGGTGGCAAGGTCATTCGCGATGGTATGGGACAGTCACAATTATTGTCTGATGAGGTCGCTGATACCGTCATTACCAATGCTTTAATTGTCGATTGGTGGGGTATTGTCAAAGCCGATGTTGGACTTAAAAATGGTCGTATCTGGAAAATAGGTAAAGCAGGTAACCCTGATATTCAACCTGACATTACAATTCCTTTAGGTGCAGCAACTGAAGTCATCGCAGGTGAAGGACAAATCTTAACGGCGGGAGGGATAGATACTCACATTCATTGGATTTGCCCACAACAAGTTGAAACAGCACTAATGTCAGGCACAACTACAATGATTGGTGGTGGTACAGGCCCCGCCGCAGGAACATCTGCAACCACAGTAACTCCAGGCCCATGGCATATTGCGACCATGCTACAAGCTATTGATGATTTACCTATGAATATTGGTCTGTTAGGTAAAGGCAACTTGAGTCAGCCAGAACCAATCGCTGAACAAATCAAAGCCGGTGTGGTGGGTTTAAAATTACATGAAGACTGGGGATCGACGCCAGCCGCGATTGATAACTGTCTAAGTGTGGCGGATCAATACGATGTACAAGTTGCCATTCACACAGACACACTAAATGAAAGTGGCTTTCTAGAAGAAACCTTAGCAGCATTTAATAACCGGACCATCCACACTTACCATACTGAGGGTGCGGGCGGTGGTCACGCACCAGATATTTTAAAAGCAATTGGTCAACCCAATGTTTTACCATCTTCAACCAATCCCACACGTCCATATACCGTCAATACCATTGATGAACATTTAGATATGTTGATGGTTTGCCACCATTTAGACCCTGCAATTTCTGAAGATGTTGCTTTTGCTGAAAGTCGGATTCGCCGTGAAACTATTGCTGCAGAAGATATCTTGCAGGATATGGGCGCAATTGCCATGATGTCTTCCGACTCGCAAGCGATGGGGCGTGTGGGTGAAGTAATATTACGTACTTGGCAGACAGCACATAAAATGAAAGTGCAACGCGGCCCACTCGAAGGTGATAATCAAAATCACGATAACAATCGTGTGAAGCGCTATATTGCTAAATATACGATTAATCCTGCCATTACCCATGGATTAAGCCATGAAGTTGGTTCGATTGAAGTGGGTAAATTAGCCGATATTGTTTTATGGAAGCCTGCATTTTTTGGTGTTAAGCCCTCGATGATTATTAAAGGCGGAATGATTGCAGCTGCGCCGATGGGTGATATTAATGCTTCAATTCCAACGCCACAGCCTGTGCATTATCGTCCGATGTTTGGCGCTTACCCTCGTGGCGTACATAACACCTGCATTACCTTTTTATCGCAAGTGGCAATAGAGCAAGGCGTACATGAACAATTGGCTTTAAAGAAGTTGATTAGTCCTTGTAAAGCCACGCGTAATATCTCGAAAGCAGATATGAAGTTAAATACTTATTGTCCTGTAATGGAGGTTGACCCTGAGATTTATGAAGTACGTGCAGATGGTGTGCATTTGACTTGTGAGCCTGCGGAAGTGTTACCAATGGCGCAGCGTTACTTCTTATTTTAA
- a CDS encoding urease subunit beta: MIPGEIITPDSDIEMNVGRETLKMRVANAGDRPIQVGSHFHFAEANDALQFNREQARGYRLNIAAGTAVRFEPGQSRDIELVALAGKREVYGFAGRVMGKLD; the protein is encoded by the coding sequence ATGATTCCTGGTGAAATTATTACGCCTGATTCAGACATTGAAATGAATGTCGGACGAGAAACACTGAAAATGCGTGTTGCTAATGCAGGCGATCGACCAATTCAAGTCGGTTCTCATTTTCACTTTGCTGAAGCCAATGATGCTTTGCAATTTAATCGAGAGCAAGCTAGAGGCTATCGACTCAACATCGCTGCTGGAACAGCAGTTCGTTTTGAACCGGGCCAAAGTCGAGATATCGAATTGGTTGCACTTGCAGGTAAACGTGAGGTGTATGGGTTTGCAGGGCGTGTTATGGGTAAATTGGATTAA
- a CDS encoding urease accessory protein UreF: MFTPNASQLLSLLTLSSTALPIGAYCYSQGVESAIDQSLIFDETSSITYFEEVLEMLLVRFELPVLKRLIISFDQPEQFEYWAQLYRASRESKELLAESQQLAFSLNAWIRDVLKKPVKLKKQIGFVPIYAHLCGQLELDVAEVLTAYTFTVLENQVLAAVKTVPLGQMSGQRILWHVHGLIPEAIERALALQDAELSSALPNYAMLSMAHETQYSRLFRS; encoded by the coding sequence ATGTTCACACCTAATGCTTCACAGCTTTTAAGTCTGTTGACTTTGTCCTCAACGGCACTACCAATTGGGGCGTACTGTTATTCTCAAGGGGTAGAAAGTGCGATTGATCAGAGCTTAATTTTTGATGAAACCTCGAGCATTACTTATTTTGAAGAAGTGCTTGAAATGCTTTTGGTACGGTTTGAGCTGCCCGTTTTGAAACGCCTAATAATATCTTTTGATCAGCCTGAGCAGTTTGAATACTGGGCGCAGTTATATAGAGCAAGTCGAGAAAGCAAAGAGTTATTGGCTGAATCACAGCAATTGGCATTTTCATTAAATGCGTGGATTCGTGATGTGCTGAAAAAGCCTGTGAAATTAAAAAAGCAGATCGGTTTCGTACCCATCTATGCGCATCTTTGTGGGCAACTCGAACTTGATGTTGCAGAGGTTTTGACTGCTTATACCTTTACCGTACTTGAAAATCAGGTGTTGGCTGCCGTGAAAACTGTACCACTTGGACAGATGAGTGGACAACGGATTTTATGGCATGTTCATGGGCTGATTCCAGAGGCAATTGAACGTGCTTTAGCACTGCAAGATGCTGAACTCAGTAGCGCCTTACCTAATTACGCCATGCTCAGTATGGCACACGAAACACAATATTCACGATTATTTAGATCTTAA
- a CDS encoding urease accessory protein UreD — protein sequence MNDLVLSETKFISTQQQHNSQLWYACLELGFAYQVQSNRTVLQHRKHHGPVRVQKMLWPEKTGICHAIIVHPPAGIAGGDHLTFDMKVEANAHALVTTPGAGKWYKTNGKQAYQHIHIHVAAQATFEWLPQETMLFDGANADSETHIHLDEMASFIGWDMLVIGRQARGEIFQQGQYQSKFRLYRADKLLVADSLNFKGQDRWLTSCLGMNGHAVMGSFWAVAPSRLRQTTLLAEHIELIRELIMRMNLAVTLTLLDDVICARYLGDDVRECHDAFAAVRARLRRYWYDLAEEFPRIWRT from the coding sequence ATGAATGATCTGGTATTAAGCGAAACAAAATTTATATCGACACAACAGCAGCATAACAGCCAACTGTGGTATGCCTGTTTGGAACTTGGTTTTGCCTATCAAGTACAGTCAAATCGAACCGTATTACAGCATCGCAAGCATCATGGGCCTGTACGCGTTCAGAAGATGTTGTGGCCTGAAAAAACTGGTATTTGCCATGCAATTATTGTGCATCCACCAGCAGGAATTGCTGGCGGAGACCATCTGACTTTTGATATGAAAGTTGAGGCGAATGCGCATGCGTTAGTTACCACGCCCGGTGCAGGAAAATGGTACAAAACCAATGGCAAGCAAGCCTATCAGCATATTCATATACATGTCGCAGCACAGGCGACATTTGAATGGTTACCGCAAGAAACCATGCTTTTTGATGGTGCCAATGCAGACTCTGAAACACATATTCATCTAGATGAAATGGCCAGTTTTATTGGGTGGGATATGTTGGTCATCGGTCGACAAGCACGTGGTGAAATTTTTCAGCAAGGGCAATACCAAAGCAAATTTAGGCTGTATCGTGCAGACAAATTATTGGTTGCAGATAGTTTAAATTTTAAGGGGCAGGATCGGTGGCTTACATCCTGTTTAGGTATGAATGGACATGCTGTGATGGGAAGTTTCTGGGCAGTAGCACCATCGCGTTTAAGGCAAACAACATTACTGGCTGAACATATCGAATTAATCCGTGAATTGATTATGCGGATGAATCTAGCGGTGACTTTAACCCTGTTAGATGATGTGATTTGTGCACGTTATTTAGGCGATGATGTACGTGAATGCCATGATGCTTTTGCAGCAGTCCGTGCCCGTTTAAGACGCTATTGGTATGACCTAGCAGAAGAATTCCCACGGATTTGGCGCACTTAA
- a CDS encoding IS5-like element ISAha1 family transposase: MNKPTHKIYRTTNWSSYNSALINRGNLSIWFDPKTQWYAQPKGKHGRNQTYSDTAIQCCLMIKSLFRLSLRMVTGFVQSLIHLCRLDWTAPDYSTICRRQKHIDIAINYQKSSNGLQLLVDSTGLKFLGEGEWKRKKHQPEYRRQWRKLHIGIDAETLQIRAIQLTTNNVSDSQVLGDLLDQIPQDEQIDSVYTDGAYDTKQCRQVIADRQAHAVIPPRKNAKPWKDTKTSSLERNELLRTVKRLGRTIWKNWSGYHRRSLIETKMHCIKLLGDKLRARNFQSQVNEIHARVAVLNKFTDLGRPHTQVAT; this comes from the coding sequence ATGAATAAGCCCACACATAAAATCTATCGTACAACCAATTGGTCTTCTTATAACAGTGCATTAATAAATCGAGGAAATCTCTCAATTTGGTTTGATCCCAAGACTCAATGGTACGCTCAACCCAAAGGTAAACATGGTCGAAATCAAACTTATTCAGATACAGCCATCCAATGCTGTTTAATGATCAAATCCTTATTTCGTCTTTCTTTACGCATGGTCACTGGCTTTGTGCAAAGTCTCATTCATCTTTGTAGATTAGATTGGACAGCACCAGACTATTCCACCATCTGCAGAAGACAAAAGCATATTGATATTGCAATTAATTATCAAAAAAGCAGTAATGGTCTCCAGCTACTCGTCGATTCTACTGGCTTAAAGTTTCTAGGCGAAGGTGAATGGAAGCGTAAGAAACACCAACCTGAATATCGTCGCCAATGGCGTAAACTTCATATTGGTATAGATGCTGAAACCCTTCAAATACGCGCTATTCAACTCACTACAAATAATGTGAGTGATTCACAAGTGCTTGGTGATTTACTCGATCAGATTCCACAAGATGAGCAGATTGACTCTGTCTATACTGATGGGGCTTATGACACCAAGCAATGCCGTCAAGTAATTGCAGACCGACAAGCACATGCGGTGATTCCGCCAAGAAAAAATGCGAAACCTTGGAAAGATACAAAGACCAGCTCGCTAGAGCGAAATGAATTACTTCGAACAGTTAAACGTTTAGGAAGAACAATATGGAAAAATTGGTCAGGCTATCATCGCAGAAGTCTGATAGAAACCAAGATGCATTGCATCAAATTATTAGGCGATAAACTCCGTGCGAGAAACTTTCAAAGCCAAGTCAATGAGATTCATGCACGTGTGGCCGTATTAAATAAATTTACAGATTTAGGCCGACCTCACACCCAAGTTGCCACTTAA
- the uraD gene encoding 2-oxo-4-hydroxy-4-carboxy-5-ureidoimidazoline decarboxylase has translation MQLVEFNQASEADVKTFLKHCVQIESWANELLSQRPYASLDSILEYAAQAARTWSWEEIKSALDNHPRIGEKKAQAELSELEKNFSNREQSAISADEETQMALLKGNIAYEKKYGYIFLIKASGLSSENVLQALQYRLLNNPETEKRIVHHQLAEIALLRLKQELSA, from the coding sequence GTGCAACTTGTTGAATTTAATCAAGCATCCGAAGCCGATGTAAAAACATTTTTAAAGCACTGTGTGCAAATTGAAAGCTGGGCGAATGAGCTGCTCAGTCAGCGTCCGTATGCATCATTAGACAGTATTTTGGAATACGCGGCTCAAGCTGCTCGTACATGGTCGTGGGAAGAAATTAAATCTGCTTTAGATAATCACCCGCGTATTGGTGAAAAAAAAGCCCAAGCTGAACTTTCTGAATTAGAAAAGAATTTTTCCAACCGTGAACAATCCGCTATTTCAGCCGATGAAGAAACACAAATGGCATTGCTCAAAGGCAACATCGCTTATGAAAAAAAGTACGGCTATATCTTCTTAATTAAAGCTTCAGGCTTAAGCAGTGAAAATGTATTACAAGCATTGCAGTACCGTCTGCTGAATAATCCAGAAACTGAAAAGCGTATTGTCCATCATCAATTGGCTGAAATTGCCTTATTAAGATTAAAACAGGAGCTAAGTGCATGA
- a CDS encoding GNAT family N-acetyltransferase: MLIMKIRPATVDDVEAIAAVIEPFVDYVVMTEEGRERFKPDMLKNIFQQPLIHYFVAEINEEIVGNLAYIAPSHVMHYFLKAEYHGQGYGRQMWDFLEQEILKNDPDIITINSSHYALDIYKKYGFEVVGALTEKWGIQFIPMQKLLKPKNLE; this comes from the coding sequence ATGTTAATAATGAAAATACGCCCAGCAACTGTTGATGATGTTGAAGCCATCGCTGCTGTTATTGAACCTTTTGTCGATTATGTTGTCATGACTGAAGAAGGACGTGAACGCTTTAAACCTGATATGTTGAAAAACATCTTCCAACAACCACTTATTCATTATTTTGTGGCAGAAATTAATGAAGAAATCGTTGGGAATTTGGCGTATATCGCTCCATCTCATGTCATGCATTATTTCTTAAAAGCTGAATATCACGGTCAAGGTTATGGTCGACAAATGTGGGACTTTTTAGAGCAAGAAATACTTAAAAATGATCCCGATATAATCACAATAAATTCAAGTCATTATGCACTCGATATTTATAAAAAATATGGATTTGAAGTGGTCGGTGCGCTAACGGAGAAATGGGGTATTCAATTTATTCCGATGCAAAAGCTGCTAAAGCCAAAAAATCTAGAATAG
- the ureA gene encoding urease subunit gamma, whose amino-acid sequence MELNPTEKDKLLIFTAGLVAERRKARGLKLNYPESIAFISAALLEGARDGMSVSELMHYGTTLLSREDVMDGVAEMIAEVQVEATFPDGSKLVTVHQPIV is encoded by the coding sequence ATGGAACTTAATCCAACTGAAAAAGATAAATTATTAATTTTTACCGCAGGCCTTGTTGCTGAGCGTCGTAAAGCGCGTGGATTAAAATTGAATTATCCAGAATCAATTGCATTTATTTCAGCAGCACTGCTTGAGGGCGCACGCGATGGCATGTCCGTGAGCGAGTTAATGCATTACGGCACAACCTTGTTAAGTCGTGAAGATGTCATGGATGGTGTCGCGGAAATGATTGCAGAAGTGCAGGTCGAAGCTACTTTTCCAGATGGTTCAAAGTTAGTCACAGTTCATCAACCCATTGTCTAA
- the ureG gene encoding urease accessory protein UreG — MTERSPLRVGIGGPVGSGKTALTLNLCQALREKYNMAVVTNDIYTKEDSNFLTRHEAMSPERIVGVETGGCPHTAIREDASINLAAIDDLCEKFDGLELIIIESGGDNLAATFSPELSDLTLYVIDVAGGEKIPRKGGPGITKSDLLIINKTDLAPMVGANLDVMDQDAKRMRGEKPFLFSNMKTKDGLNDIISFIEKQGLFKA, encoded by the coding sequence ATGACAGAACGTAGCCCATTACGCGTAGGTATTGGCGGTCCAGTTGGTTCAGGTAAAACAGCGCTTACTTTAAATTTATGTCAGGCACTGCGTGAAAAATACAATATGGCGGTGGTGACCAATGATATTTATACCAAAGAAGATTCCAACTTTTTAACACGCCATGAAGCTATGTCACCTGAGCGTATTGTTGGTGTAGAAACAGGTGGTTGCCCGCATACCGCAATTCGTGAGGACGCCTCCATTAACCTAGCGGCTATTGATGACCTGTGCGAAAAATTTGATGGCCTTGAACTGATCATTATTGAAAGTGGCGGTGATAATTTGGCAGCAACATTTAGCCCGGAACTTTCAGATTTAACCCTGTATGTAATTGATGTGGCGGGTGGGGAGAAAATTCCGCGTAAAGGTGGCCCCGGTATTACCAAATCTGATTTGTTAATCATAAACAAAACCGACCTTGCACCAATGGTTGGAGCAAATTTAGATGTGATGGATCAAGACGCGAAACGTATGCGCGGTGAAAAACCTTTTCTATTTTCCAATATGAAAACTAAAGATGGCTTAAATGACATCATCAGCTTTATTGAGAAACAAGGTTTGTTTAAAGCATAA
- the ureE gene encoding urease accessory protein UreE gives MKIYTERLEGNVVQENVEIVELTFDTRQKSRFRATLANGHDIGADLPRTGILRHGSYIATQEGDVLRVDAKAEKLMKVEAPSSFDLLKAAYHLGNRHVPLMLTPTALYFEPDHVLAEMIIGLGLTVYETMHPFEPESGAYAQHQHDHRLSPIKALHHVHT, from the coding sequence ATGAAAATCTATACGGAAAGACTTGAGGGTAATGTCGTACAAGAAAATGTTGAGATAGTTGAACTGACATTTGATACACGACAAAAGAGCCGTTTTCGTGCAACTTTAGCTAACGGGCACGATATTGGTGCAGATTTACCCCGTACCGGCATTTTAAGGCACGGTTCATATATCGCAACTCAAGAGGGTGATGTACTGCGTGTCGATGCCAAAGCAGAAAAACTCATGAAAGTAGAAGCACCAAGCAGCTTTGATTTATTAAAAGCAGCGTATCACTTAGGTAATCGTCACGTCCCTTTAATGCTCACACCAACGGCGCTGTATTTTGAGCCAGATCATGTATTGGCTGAAATGATAATTGGACTTGGTTTAACGGTATATGAAACCATGCATCCATTTGAGCCTGAAAGCGGTGCTTATGCACAGCATCAGCATGATCACAGATTAAGCCCAATTAAGGCTTTGCATCATGTTCACACCTAA
- a CDS encoding IS5 family transposase yields the protein MEDRLLLCIEYWREYRTFFHLGMSYGVSETSAIRITRVIEDTLICSGKFNLPKQLPNRDEVDWEVVVIDATEILVQRPKKNRRNGIAVKKKRHTFKFQLSMHYTTGEILSVCGSHGSMHDFKIFKKSMRKLKFKPFFIVDKGYLGIKKLGFGCLMPSKAKKTEKLDSELKKLNREIGRRRIQVEHIFGRMKCFKILSCVYRNRRKRLNLRFNLLAGIYNLDWVKDKQLN from the coding sequence TTGGAAGATCGTTTGCTCTTATGTATAGAATATTGGAGAGAATATCGAACATTTTTCCATCTTGGTATGAGTTACGGTGTATCTGAAACGAGTGCAATTCGTATCACACGTGTTATTGAAGATACCTTAATCTGTTCTGGAAAATTTAACTTGCCAAAACAACTTCCTAATCGAGATGAAGTGGATTGGGAAGTTGTTGTGATTGATGCAACTGAAATATTAGTTCAACGTCCAAAAAAAAACAGAAGAAATGGTATAGCGGTAAAAAAAAAGCGACATACCTTTAAATTTCAGCTATCTATGCACTATACAACAGGTGAAATACTGAGTGTATGTGGAAGTCATGGAAGCATGCATGATTTTAAAATATTTAAAAAAAGTATGAGGAAATTAAAATTTAAGCCCTTTTTTATCGTTGATAAGGGTTATTTAGGGATAAAGAAATTGGGTTTTGGATGCCTCATGCCATCTAAAGCAAAGAAAACTGAAAAACTAGATTCTGAATTAAAAAAGTTAAATAGAGAGATTGGTCGTAGACGAATTCAAGTAGAGCATATATTTGGAAGGATGAAATGTTTTAAGATTTTATCTTGTGTATATAGAAATCGTCGTAAAAGATTAAACCTGCGGTTTAATTTACTTGCTGGCATATACAATTTAGATTGGGTGAAAGATAAACAATTAAATTGA
- the uraH gene encoding hydroxyisourate hydrolase, with amino-acid sequence MISSHILDTNLGKPAANVLIKLFNADGMLLGEGQTNADGRVTDFGLSEFSTGSYSLEFATADYFESLNTETFFPKAVIHFLVKDASQHFHIPLLISPFAYSTYRGS; translated from the coding sequence ATGATCAGCTCACATATTTTAGATACAAATCTTGGGAAACCTGCTGCCAATGTCTTGATTAAATTATTCAATGCAGACGGTATGTTACTTGGTGAAGGGCAAACCAATGCAGATGGCCGTGTGACCGACTTTGGTTTAAGCGAATTTTCTACGGGTAGCTATAGCTTAGAGTTTGCCACAGCGGACTATTTTGAAAGTCTTAATACCGAAACTTTTTTCCCAAAAGCAGTAATTCATTTCTTAGTAAAAGATGCCTCACAGCATTTTCATATTCCTTTGTTGATTAGCCCTTTTGCCTATTCAACATATCGCGGTAGCTAA